Proteins co-encoded in one Hymenobacter swuensis DY53 genomic window:
- a CDS encoding threonine aldolase family protein: MTNSLIDLRSDTVTRPTPAMLEAMFQARVGDDVYEEDPTVAALEQETADRFGLEAGLFCPSGTMTNQIAIKAHTEPLSEVICEQTSHIYLWEVGGIAFHSGASVALLPGNRGRLTAAQVETAIRPQNVHYPTTSLISLENTHNRGGGSCYELPEVAAIAEVAQRHRIPLHLDGARIFNALVATGQDAREYGRLFDTISVCLSKGLGAPVGSVLLGSKAFVQKTKRIRKVMGGGMRQAGYLAAAGLYALHHNVERLADDHRRARQLGATLAARPYVAEVLPVETNLVIFRLRDTTPADDFLAYLEQHGIKASSFGPQMIRFVTHLDVDDAMLDRLETVLTAL, encoded by the coding sequence ACGAGGAAGACCCGACTGTAGCGGCCCTGGAACAGGAAACCGCCGACCGGTTCGGGCTGGAAGCGGGCCTGTTCTGCCCCAGCGGCACCATGACCAACCAGATTGCCATCAAGGCTCACACCGAGCCGCTGAGTGAGGTAATTTGTGAGCAGACTTCACATATTTATTTGTGGGAAGTAGGCGGCATTGCGTTTCACTCGGGAGCCTCCGTGGCGCTGCTGCCTGGCAACCGGGGACGCCTCACGGCCGCGCAGGTGGAGACTGCCATCCGGCCTCAGAACGTACACTATCCTACCACCAGCCTTATTTCTCTCGAAAATACGCACAACCGGGGCGGCGGCAGTTGCTACGAGCTGCCCGAAGTTGCCGCTATTGCCGAAGTAGCCCAGCGCCACCGCATTCCGTTGCACCTCGATGGGGCCCGCATCTTCAATGCACTGGTGGCTACCGGCCAGGATGCCCGCGAGTACGGCCGCCTGTTTGACACAATTTCGGTGTGCCTGAGCAAAGGGCTGGGCGCGCCGGTAGGATCTGTTTTGCTGGGTAGCAAGGCCTTCGTGCAGAAGACAAAACGTATTCGCAAGGTAATGGGAGGGGGCATGCGGCAGGCTGGTTACCTAGCCGCCGCCGGCCTCTACGCCCTGCACCACAACGTGGAGCGCCTGGCCGACGACCACCGCCGCGCCCGCCAGTTGGGGGCTACATTGGCCGCCCGGCCCTACGTGGCCGAAGTGCTTCCTGTGGAAACCAACCTGGTTATCTTCCGTCTCCGCGACACTACGCCCGCCGACGATTTCCTGGCTTATTTGGAGCAGCATGGCATCAAAGCCTCTTCTTTCGGCCCCCAGATGATCCGCTTCGTGACGCACCTAGATGTGGACGATGCCATGCTAGACCGTCTGGAAACCGTGCTGACTGCTCTCTAG
- a CDS encoding metallophosphoesterase, whose translation MNLFIVGDVHGCYHTLRELLTHWKPAEELLVQTGDLVDRGRFGPECVQLARELEAAHPGRAVFLLGNHEYEMQKHFGPAGPNPPWLEWGGRATVQQYQGRREMLREHLAWSARRPLLWENSHVLISHAGFADTQEPLDLENPQGVLWRRGPLRNIGRRQVVGHTPTPAGETVFDAASDTLYLDTGAYLGQYLTGVRLASTGELLAEFPVPTSRLDIALV comes from the coding sequence ATGAATTTGTTTATTGTTGGCGATGTACACGGCTGCTACCACACGCTTCGGGAGCTACTCACGCACTGGAAGCCGGCGGAAGAACTCCTGGTGCAAACCGGCGACTTGGTAGATCGGGGGCGTTTCGGGCCGGAGTGCGTGCAACTGGCCCGAGAACTGGAAGCGGCGCACCCGGGCAGAGCAGTGTTTCTGCTGGGTAACCATGAGTACGAAATGCAGAAACACTTCGGCCCTGCCGGCCCTAATCCGCCGTGGCTGGAGTGGGGCGGGCGGGCCACGGTGCAGCAGTACCAGGGCCGCCGGGAAATGTTGCGGGAACACTTGGCCTGGAGTGCGCGGCGGCCATTGCTGTGGGAAAACAGCCACGTTCTCATCAGCCACGCCGGCTTCGCCGATACCCAGGAACCCCTCGATCTGGAAAACCCGCAGGGTGTGCTGTGGCGGCGCGGGCCGTTGCGCAACATTGGGCGCCGGCAGGTTGTGGGGCATACGCCCACGCCAGCCGGCGAAACTGTGTTTGATGCCGCCTCCGACACCTTGTATCTGGATACCGGCGCGTATCTGGGCCAGTACCTCACGGGCGTACGCCTAGCCTCTACCGGCGAGCTGCTGGCCGAATTTCCCGTTCCTACTTCCCGCCTCGATATTGCCCTGGTGTAA
- a CDS encoding DNA-3-methyladenine glycosylase family protein encodes MSATPELLNAAALRHLTQADPVLGRLIAQGRAIPPAAHEDLYLALLRAIVSQQISTKAAAAIWRKVQALFAPDGYPEPAALLLLTDEDLRTAGISRQKAGYLRAIADFAQRDQLDHAHLSQLSDDEFTQHLTQIKGVGRWTAQMLQMFALDQPDVFPEGDLGIQNAMRRHYGLEETGRALLRRMTELAEPWRPYRTLASKYLWQSLDNAPAA; translated from the coding sequence ATGTCTGCTACTCCCGAATTGCTCAACGCAGCCGCCCTGCGCCACCTTACCCAGGCTGACCCCGTGCTGGGCCGCCTGATTGCGCAAGGCCGCGCCATTCCGCCTGCTGCGCACGAGGATCTGTACTTGGCGCTGTTGCGGGCCATTGTCAGCCAGCAGATTTCCACGAAGGCGGCAGCGGCCATTTGGCGCAAGGTGCAGGCCCTGTTTGCCCCCGATGGTTACCCCGAGCCGGCAGCCCTGCTCCTGCTCACCGATGAAGACCTGCGCACGGCTGGCATTTCGCGCCAAAAAGCCGGCTATCTGCGCGCCATTGCTGATTTTGCCCAGCGCGACCAGCTCGACCACGCACACCTCAGCCAGCTCTCCGATGATGAGTTTACCCAACATCTCACCCAGATAAAAGGCGTGGGTCGCTGGACAGCTCAGATGCTGCAGATGTTTGCTCTCGACCAGCCCGACGTATTCCCCGAAGGTGACCTAGGCATTCAAAACGCCATGCGCCGCCACTACGGCTTGGAGGAAACAGGCCGCGCCCTACTGCGCCGCATGACCGAGTTGGCCGAACCCTGGCGACCCTACCGCACCTTGGCTAGCAAGTACCTGTGGCAGTCGTTGGACAATGCTCCGGCCGCCTAG
- a CDS encoding N-acetylmuramoyl-L-alanine amidase family protein, translating to MRTAALFAFLLCLLTGAAFGQSKPRKAIARRGDGVQILLQRYGLNTRQQQQQFRRLNQGRLTKAGGLVTGRTYMLPAATTRATATRSKANARRLQATNPTSHGKSTQPLLTANLFGAAYSPVPVRDRALRGAVYYLSPGHGGPDPGAIGQYGTYKLAEDEYAYDVTVRLARVLLEHGATVYVMVQDPNDGIRDQNVLPIDYDEVTYPRQVIPLSQLGRLRQRIAQVNKLYAHHKGAYQRLLSLHVDSRSAGQNIDVFFYHHANSTSGLRLAKNIHKVFTNRYKRAQPNRPYSGNVSERGSLYEVRTSHAPAVFMELGNIRNAKDQRRFVVPDNRQALANWIYEGLLADYTGR from the coding sequence TTGCGTACTGCTGCTCTTTTCGCGTTCCTGCTTTGTCTGCTTACCGGGGCTGCTTTCGGCCAAAGCAAACCCCGTAAAGCCATAGCGCGGCGCGGCGACGGCGTGCAGATATTGCTTCAGCGCTACGGCCTGAACACCCGCCAGCAACAGCAGCAGTTCCGGCGGCTGAACCAGGGCCGGCTTACGAAAGCAGGCGGCCTGGTAACTGGCCGCACCTACATGCTGCCAGCGGCTACCACCCGGGCCACGGCTACCCGGTCGAAGGCCAATGCTAGGCGTTTACAGGCTACTAACCCTACTTCACACGGTAAAAGTACCCAGCCGCTGCTCACGGCCAACCTGTTCGGGGCGGCGTACAGCCCGGTGCCGGTGCGCGACCGGGCTTTGCGTGGGGCAGTGTACTACCTCTCGCCCGGCCACGGCGGCCCCGACCCCGGCGCCATCGGCCAGTACGGCACCTATAAACTGGCCGAGGATGAGTACGCCTACGACGTGACCGTGCGCCTGGCCCGGGTGCTGCTGGAGCACGGGGCCACGGTGTACGTGATGGTGCAGGACCCCAACGACGGCATCCGCGACCAGAACGTGCTGCCCATTGACTACGATGAGGTAACCTACCCGCGCCAAGTGATTCCGCTGAGCCAACTGGGCCGCCTGCGTCAGCGCATTGCGCAGGTCAACAAACTCTATGCCCACCACAAAGGGGCCTACCAGCGCCTGTTGAGCCTGCATGTAGACAGCCGCAGCGCGGGTCAGAACATCGACGTGTTCTTCTATCACCACGCCAACAGCACCTCAGGCCTGCGCCTGGCCAAGAACATTCATAAGGTGTTCACCAACCGTTACAAGCGCGCCCAGCCCAACCGGCCCTACTCCGGCAACGTGTCGGAGCGTGGCAGCCTGTATGAGGTGCGCACCAGCCACGCCCCGGCCGTGTTTATGGAGCTGGGCAACATCCGTAACGCCAAGGACCAGCGCCGCTTCGTGGTGCCCGACAACCGCCAGGCCCTCGCCAACTGGATTTACGAAGGCCTACTGGCTGATTACACAGGTCGGTAA